The Pseudomonadota bacterium genome includes a window with the following:
- a CDS encoding SUMF1/EgtB/PvdO family nonheme iron enzyme, producing MGEHQHNDLPRVFVSATHEDLEDFRQAAANGVIAAHAHPSMTRYWEAQGKKTSYEICLDEVRKCKVMVVIVAHRYGWEPEQQPGLADERKSMVWLECEAARDAGIEILPMVLDEKADWPAAKKDIHELNQAMQQGTASQALFTRVNRATQRLQAFKDWLRGEGGGIVKYFAHLEELEAKVEAAVRAWRDREGIEDPPHVSQGTVPRAYLEWVKREYGTVELLGLEAQDAHAGRLRQVYVPAVTDRRPGEGGGEAAEASNADAKRRRSRASADGEQEGPVLLMECLGEGSLFLSGAPGAGKSTFGRWVAWTVANGAVPPHGIAAPEDYAEQLPVALAGRLPVLVELRDFEPDAQVGVHKWRRRQLEQALGAAMDRAHPGELCGSSFLKALEAGKLMLVLDGVDEVPTVQDVGARKAHPRTCLLTGLADALPAWEEAGNRVLVTSRPYGLNDAERLKLGIPSVTLVGMPRPLQTLFIQRWYAATDAGKAQENTQGLIDHLAGKAHLEELTESPLLLTALCIRFAQGQRLPDDLFELYDGLVSSVLYGRYREDGAARNLVRLRLSAIAHGMHVGTSGGRATPSARVGHDEADEHLAAFARLNENVEGGLEAALAQPAQRREQLLSRSGLLLPAGDDRLQFFHLSFQEFLTADYLLRTQRTDDRLLRVMRERGSEKAWRPTLMFLFTGVTRRDPQWGYQLLDAVVVGLQREEVAANPSLAAFAAQCAEVLLKKQMALGALWERLERVALDAIDDAVEIRDRHVLALSLGRQRDPRAGTGLDARGLPDIGWVEVPSGSYLYGDKREPRELETFWLARYPVTNAQFQAFIDARGYEEDRWWDGLAKREASPRAGAWGESNRPRERVSWYDAVAYCRWLSEALGFEVRLPTEWEWERAARGTDGREYPWGAEYENGRANVLDGGRDGEFMRQTTVVGLYRRGRSPYGIEDLSGNVREWCMNEYKQPERTQIGGDDPRVLRGGSWLGGPDDARASGRGGFGPRFRRYYVGFRLCCVSPIAR from the coding sequence ATGGGCGAACATCAACACAACGACCTCCCACGCGTATTCGTTTCTGCGACCCACGAAGACTTGGAGGACTTCCGTCAAGCCGCGGCCAACGGCGTGATCGCCGCCCACGCCCACCCCTCGATGACGCGCTACTGGGAAGCCCAGGGCAAGAAGACCTCCTACGAGATCTGCTTGGACGAGGTGCGCAAGTGCAAGGTGATGGTCGTGATCGTGGCGCACCGCTACGGCTGGGAGCCGGAGCAGCAGCCCGGCCTCGCAGATGAACGCAAGAGCATGGTGTGGCTGGAGTGCGAGGCAGCTAGGGACGCGGGCATCGAGATTCTGCCGATGGTGCTGGATGAGAAGGCGGATTGGCCAGCCGCGAAGAAGGACATTCACGAACTCAACCAGGCGATGCAGCAGGGCACGGCGTCCCAGGCGCTGTTTACGCGCGTCAACCGCGCAACGCAGCGCTTGCAGGCTTTCAAGGATTGGCTGCGCGGAGAGGGCGGTGGGATCGTCAAGTACTTCGCTCACCTAGAGGAATTGGAGGCCAAGGTGGAAGCCGCCGTGCGCGCATGGCGGGACCGCGAGGGCATCGAAGATCCGCCCCACGTGTCGCAAGGCACGGTTCCAAGGGCTTACCTCGAGTGGGTGAAGCGCGAGTACGGCACCGTGGAGCTGCTCGGCCTGGAAGCGCAGGACGCGCACGCCGGCCGTCTGCGCCAGGTGTACGTGCCCGCCGTGACCGATCGGCGCCCGGGCGAAGGCGGCGGCGAGGCAGCGGAGGCATCCAACGCCGACGCCAAACGCCGTCGTTCGCGCGCCAGCGCAGACGGCGAACAGGAAGGCCCTGTGCTACTGATGGAGTGCTTAGGCGAGGGTTCACTGTTCCTCTCGGGTGCCCCTGGTGCGGGCAAGTCCACCTTCGGGCGCTGGGTGGCGTGGACGGTGGCCAATGGCGCCGTGCCCCCGCACGGTATCGCCGCGCCAGAGGACTACGCCGAGCAGCTCCCAGTCGCGCTCGCCGGCAGGTTGCCCGTGCTGGTGGAGCTGCGCGATTTTGAGCCCGATGCCCAGGTGGGCGTACACAAGTGGCGACGGCGCCAGTTGGAGCAGGCGCTGGGGGCGGCCATGGACCGCGCTCATCCGGGCGAGCTCTGCGGGAGCAGCTTCCTGAAGGCGTTGGAGGCTGGCAAGCTCATGCTGGTGCTTGATGGCGTGGACGAAGTGCCGACGGTGCAGGACGTGGGGGCGCGCAAAGCGCATCCCCGCACCTGTCTGCTCACCGGGCTCGCCGATGCGCTGCCCGCATGGGAAGAGGCCGGCAACCGCGTGCTGGTGACGAGCCGCCCCTACGGCCTCAACGACGCGGAGCGGCTCAAGCTCGGAATCCCCTCCGTGACGCTGGTGGGCATGCCACGGCCCCTGCAGACGCTGTTCATTCAGCGCTGGTACGCGGCCACGGATGCGGGTAAGGCGCAGGAGAATACGCAAGGGCTGATCGACCACCTCGCCGGTAAGGCGCACCTTGAGGAGCTCACCGAGAGCCCGCTGCTGCTGACGGCGCTCTGCATACGGTTTGCCCAGGGTCAGCGCCTGCCTGACGATCTGTTCGAGCTCTACGACGGCCTGGTCTCGAGCGTGCTGTACGGCCGCTACCGGGAGGACGGCGCTGCACGCAATCTGGTGCGCCTGCGCTTGTCGGCGATCGCCCACGGCATGCACGTGGGCACCTCGGGCGGCCGCGCCACCCCCTCCGCGCGGGTTGGGCATGACGAGGCAGACGAGCATCTCGCCGCCTTCGCCAGGTTGAATGAGAACGTGGAAGGTGGCCTGGAGGCTGCTCTCGCACAGCCGGCGCAGCGGCGTGAGCAGCTGCTGTCGCGCTCGGGGCTGTTGCTGCCGGCGGGCGACGATCGGCTGCAGTTTTTCCACCTGAGCTTTCAGGAGTTTCTTACCGCGGACTACTTATTGCGTACGCAGCGAACGGACGATCGGCTGCTGCGCGTGATGCGCGAGCGTGGTAGCGAAAAGGCCTGGCGGCCTACGCTGATGTTCTTGTTTACTGGCGTCACGCGCCGAGACCCGCAGTGGGGGTATCAGCTGCTCGATGCGGTGGTTGTAGGGCTGCAGCGCGAAGAGGTGGCGGCCAACCCGTCGCTTGCTGCCTTCGCGGCGCAGTGTGCTGAGGTGTTGCTGAAGAAGCAGATGGCACTGGGGGCGCTGTGGGAGCGGCTGGAGCGGGTTGCACTGGACGCGATCGATGATGCTGTGGAGATCCGAGATCGGCATGTGCTTGCCTTGTCCTTGGGGCGCCAGAGAGACCCTCGGGCGGGCACCGGACTGGATGCGCGCGGGCTGCCCGACATTGGGTGGGTGGAAGTGCCTAGCGGGTCCTATCTGTACGGCGATAAGCGAGAGCCGCGAGAGCTGGAGACGTTTTGGCTCGCGCGTTACCCGGTGACAAACGCGCAGTTCCAAGCGTTCATCGACGCGCGGGGGTACGAAGAGGATCGCTGGTGGGACGGGCTCGCCAAGCGAGAAGCGTCACCCCGAGCCGGTGCATGGGGCGAGTCCAACCGACCTCGAGAAAGGGTGTCGTGGTATGACGCGGTGGCGTACTGCCGATGGCTAAGCGAGGCGCTTGGATTTGAGGTTCGCCTACCGACGGAGTGGGAATGGGAGAGGGCAGCGCGCGGCACGGACGGTCGCGAGTACCCCTGGGGAGCGGAGTACGAGAACGGCCGAGCCAACGTTCTTGACGGCGGCAGGGATGGGGAATTCATGCGGCAAACGACTGTGGTCGGCCTGTACCGACGGGGGCGTTCGCCTTACGGGATCGAGGATCTTTCAGGTAACGTCCGTGAGTGGTGTATGAACGAGTACAAGCAGCCGGAACGGACGCAAATTGGGGGCGATGATCCTCGGGTGTTGCGCGGCGGCTCCTGGCTCGGCGGTCCAGACGATGCGCGTGCCTCGGGTCGGGGCGGGTTCGGTCCGCGCTTCCGCCGCTACTATGTGGGTTTTCGTTTGTGTTGTGTTTCCCCCATCGCCCGCTGA
- a CDS encoding carotenoid oxygenase family protein, whose translation MHRRTFIQGGLALASTPLLARGGEISSAGPAHWSLGWRGVTQDAFEPRALSVTGRLPPALQGGALYRNGPARLERAGVRYRHWFDGDGMLQRFRFGAESIVHDGRFVQTAKYREEQAADRFLYNAAGTALAQATGGRNNDSGNVANTALLPWNDELLALWEGGSAYRLDPNTLDTLGRKDWRDDLQHMPFSAHPLREHDGTLWNFGSAPYAGRSGTIFVYRIDTDGTVLEAQGIPTQVPGYLHSFAMSERHLIFYIGAHLFEHGADTFVDSFHWTADVGSRVLIVDKNDLSRQRWFEAPPGFTFHCADAWDEGEDVLMRLCLYEDASVMHSGMFALLDRSQHATPAYPEFARATLATMRASQRDGQLRVESTGELMEFPVTDARAAGGTSPVFGVGHGDASNATFSNAVVRVMPQSGEVERFVFGDQYIVEEPLFVPSGGVGEGWLVGTFLDLAKRRSGAYVLDAGRLTEGPVALAHMDRVLPLGFHGCFVSRAV comes from the coding sequence ATGCACCGACGTACCTTCATTCAGGGCGGGCTCGCCTTGGCGAGCACCCCCCTGCTCGCCCGCGGCGGCGAGATCTCGAGCGCAGGGCCCGCACACTGGTCCCTCGGCTGGCGAGGCGTGACGCAAGATGCGTTCGAGCCCAGGGCGCTGTCGGTCACGGGGCGTCTGCCGCCTGCCCTGCAGGGGGGTGCGCTATACCGCAACGGACCGGCGCGGCTCGAGCGTGCCGGCGTGCGCTACCGTCACTGGTTCGACGGCGACGGCATGCTCCAGCGCTTTCGCTTCGGCGCCGAGTCGATCGTGCACGACGGTCGCTTCGTTCAGACGGCGAAGTACCGCGAAGAACAGGCCGCCGATCGCTTCCTCTACAACGCCGCCGGCACGGCGCTGGCGCAGGCCACCGGCGGGCGCAACAACGACTCCGGCAACGTCGCCAACACGGCCCTGCTGCCGTGGAACGATGAGCTGCTCGCCCTTTGGGAGGGCGGCTCCGCCTACCGACTGGACCCGAACACGCTCGACACGCTCGGCCGCAAGGACTGGCGCGACGATCTCCAGCACATGCCCTTCTCCGCGCACCCCCTGCGCGAGCACGACGGCACCCTGTGGAACTTCGGCAGCGCGCCCTATGCAGGCCGTTCGGGCACGATATTCGTATACCGAATCGACACCGACGGCACCGTGCTCGAGGCACAGGGCATCCCCACGCAGGTGCCGGGCTACCTCCACAGCTTCGCCATGAGCGAGCGGCACCTAATCTTCTATATCGGTGCGCATCTGTTCGAGCACGGCGCCGACACCTTCGTCGACAGTTTCCATTGGACCGCGGACGTAGGCAGCCGAGTGCTGATCGTCGACAAGAACGATCTATCGAGGCAGCGGTGGTTCGAGGCGCCGCCAGGGTTCACCTTCCACTGCGCCGACGCCTGGGACGAGGGGGAAGATGTGCTGATGCGCCTGTGCCTCTACGAGGACGCCAGCGTCATGCACAGCGGCATGTTCGCCCTGCTCGATCGCTCGCAGCACGCGACCCCCGCTTACCCCGAGTTTGCCCGCGCAACGTTGGCGACCATGCGCGCCTCGCAGCGCGACGGCCAGCTACGGGTCGAGTCCACCGGCGAGCTCATGGAGTTCCCGGTGACCGACGCACGGGCCGCAGGGGGCACCTCACCGGTGTTCGGCGTGGGGCACGGCGATGCGTCCAATGCCACGTTCTCCAACGCGGTGGTTCGGGTGATGCCGCAGTCCGGTGAGGTCGAACGGTTCGTATTCGGCGATCAGTACATCGTGGAGGAGCCCCTGTTTGTGCCGTCGGGCGGCGTTGGGGAGGGGTGGTTGGTAGGCACCTTCCTCGATCTCGCAAAGCGTCGGTCGGGCGCGTACGTGCTGGATGCGGGGCGGCTGACTGAAGGCCCCGTGGCGCTTGCCCATATGGACCGGGTGTTGCCGCTGGGCTTCCACGGGTGCTTCGTGTCGCGCGCCGTGTGA